A genomic region of Nymphaea colorata isolate Beijing-Zhang1983 chromosome 2, ASM883128v2, whole genome shotgun sequence contains the following coding sequences:
- the LOC116249032 gene encoding cysteine-rich receptor-like protein kinase 10 yields MHYRFGFLRRKREDLKEDLRKHSSTEMASLGNLIEDERIHELPQYSLKAVQAATNNLSQENKLGRGGFGRVYKGELNGRLVAVKTFHQSSGQGLKEFTNEVILMTRLQHKNLVRLLGCCIERGEKMLIYEFMTNGSLDAFFYDPEKRKSLDWETRFNIIIESARAILYLHRDSRLNIFHRDLKAANVLLDEQMTAKISGFGIAIMFSGDNDPITIDRIAGTLGYMAPEYAIDGQFSIKSDVYSFGVLLLEIVSGRTSGGFRSSPMGCCLNEYAWTLWGNGTMSDLIDPVLGESAPTRQILRCLHIGLLCVQEDPASRPTMSAIIHMLECDSPILPSPQQPSLLFSGSISNASSSMDSTNE; encoded by the exons ATGCATTACCGTTTCGGTTTTCTGCGTCGAAAGAGGGAAGATCTTAAAG AGGACCTAAGAAAACACAGCAGTACTGAGATGGCTTCACTGGGTAACCTCATTGAGGATGAAAGAATTCATGAGCTACCTCAATACAGCCTAAAAGCAGTGCAAGCGGCCACCAACAATTTGTCGCAGGAAAATAAGCTCGGAAGAGGAGGATTTGGCCGTGTGTATAAG GGAGAACTCAATGGTCGGCTGGTTGCAGTGAAAACTTTTCATCAAAGCTCTGGCCAAGGCTTGAAGGAGTTTACGAATGAAGTTATATTGATGACAAGGCTTCAACACAAGAACTTGGTCCGTTTACTGGGTTGCTGTATAGAGCGGGGAGAAAAGATGCTTATCTATGAGTTCATGACCAATGGCAGCcttgatgcatttttttatg ACCCAGAGAAGCGTAAATCATTGGACTGGGAGACACGATTCAATATAATTATTGAAAGTGCAAGGGCGATTCTGTATCTTCATCGAGATTCCCGGCTCAATATCTTTCATCGGGACCTTAAAGCAGCAAATGTGTTATTGGATGAGCAGATGACAGCAAAGATTTCTGGCTTCGGAATCGCCATAATGTTCAGTGGAGATAATGACCCAATAACCATCGATCGCATTGCTGGAACACT TGGATACATGGCTCCTGAGTATGCCATAGATGGGCAATTTTCCATCAAATCTGATGTCTACAGCTTTGGTGTACTGCTCTTAGAAATTGTCAGTGGTCGGACAAGTGGTGGATTTCGGTCCTCTCCAATGGGTTGTTGCCTCAATGAATat GCCTGGACTCTATGGGGCAACGGGACAATGTCAGATCTCATAGATCCCGTGCTTGGAGAATCAGCTCCCACAAGGCAAATTTTAAGGTGTTTGCACATTGGCTTGCTATGCGTTCAGGAGGACCCTGCAAGCAGACCTACTATGTCAGCCATTATACACATGCTCGAATGTGATTCTCCAATCCTTCCATCTCCGCAACAACCCTCTCTGCTCTTCAGTGGTAGCATCAGCAATGCTAGCAGTTCAATGGACAGTACAAACGAATGA